Proteins found in one Fusobacterium sp. genomic segment:
- a CDS encoding NAD(P)H-dependent glycerol-3-phosphate dehydrogenase, whose product MKKVVIIGAGSWGTALGLVLARKGYDITLWEFNKERAEEIQKDRENKRYLPGIKFPDNLKVTHLKEGLLDGIKYVVFSVPSQVLRGVIREFSNNLTEEMLLVNTAKGIEVLTGMRLSEVMKDEIKGKFHKNIVVLSGPTHAEEVAVGIPTTIVAAGEREKAAEIQELFNSKVFRVYLSEDVIGVELGAAVKNCLAIGAGIADGMGFGDNTKAALITRGIAEMIRYGKACGAKEITFSGLSGIGDLIVTCASKHSRNRHVGECLGKGQDIQTILNEMTMVAEGVPTVKAVYEQIQKLNISMPILEATYNIIYKNANAGNMVEELMERTLKEEFY is encoded by the coding sequence ATGAAAAAAGTAGTAATCATAGGAGCAGGAAGCTGGGGAACAGCCTTAGGACTGGTACTAGCTAGAAAAGGTTATGATATTACTTTATGGGAATTCAATAAAGAAAGAGCAGAAGAAATACAAAAAGATAGAGAAAATAAAAGATACTTACCTGGTATAAAGTTTCCAGATAATTTAAAGGTTACACATTTAAAAGAAGGGCTTCTTGATGGAATAAAATATGTAGTATTCTCAGTTCCTTCCCAAGTATTGAGAGGAGTAATAAGAGAATTTTCCAACAATTTGACTGAAGAGATGCTTCTTGTCAATACTGCTAAAGGAATAGAAGTCTTAACAGGGATGAGACTCTCAGAAGTAATGAAAGATGAAATAAAAGGTAAATTTCATAAGAATATTGTAGTTTTATCTGGGCCTACACATGCAGAAGAAGTAGCAGTTGGAATACCAACAACTATAGTTGCAGCTGGTGAAAGAGAAAAGGCTGCTGAAATACAGGAACTTTTTAATAGCAAAGTATTTAGAGTATATTTAAGTGAAGATGTGATAGGAGTAGAATTAGGTGCTGCTGTAAAAAACTGTTTGGCTATAGGAGCTGGTATTGCAGATGGAATGGGATTTGGAGATAATACAAAGGCTGCATTGATAACTAGGGGAATAGCTGAAATGATAAGATATGGAAAAGCCTGTGGTGCTAAAGAAATAACTTTTTCTGGACTCAGTGGAATAGGTGATTTAATAGTAACATGTGCAAGTAAGCACAGTAGAAATAGACATGTTGGAGAATGTTTAGGAAAGGGACAAGATATACAAACTATTTTAAATGAAATGACTATGGTTGCTGAAGGTGTTCCAACAGTAAAGGCAGTATATGAACAGATTCAAAAACTTAATATTTCAATGCCAATATTAGAAGCCACATACAATATCATATATAAAAATGCAAATGCTGGAAATATGGTAGAAGAACTTATGGAGAGAACTTTAAAAGAGGAATTTTACTAA
- a CDS encoding DUF6305 family protein, protein MKKLLTVLMFVLTAIAAIAAKFEKPIMLTSVGQSADVQMVKALLKKGGLEAGFDKSITAEGLTNEKTLILAIGGSSKGLGAAGIKVEDELDRTAKLIKGARDKGIKIIGMHIGGAARRGELSDKFVNAAAPNVDYLIIVEEGNKDGLFTKMSTEKNIPMDTVPKITNAVDPLKKAFE, encoded by the coding sequence ATGAAAAAATTATTAACAGTATTGATGTTTGTTTTAACAGCAATAGCAGCAATAGCAGCAAAATTTGAAAAACCTATTATGCTTACTTCAGTAGGACAAAGTGCTGATGTACAAATGGTAAAAGCTTTATTAAAAAAAGGTGGATTAGAAGCAGGATTTGATAAATCAATAACAGCAGAGGGATTAACAAATGAAAAAACTTTAATACTTGCTATTGGAGGAAGTTCAAAAGGACTTGGAGCAGCTGGAATAAAAGTTGAAGATGAACTTGACAGAACAGCTAAATTAATAAAAGGTGCAAGAGATAAAGGAATAAAAATAATTGGAATGCATATTGGAGGAGCAGCAAGAAGAGGAGAATTATCTGATAAATTTGTAAATGCAGCAGCACCAAATGTAGATTATTTAATTATTGTAGAAGAAGGAAATAAAGACGGTTTGTTTACAAAAATGTCAACTGAAAAGAATATTCCTATGGATACAGTTCCAAAGATTACTAATGCAGTAGATCCGTTGAAAAAAGCGTTTGAATAA
- a CDS encoding HU family DNA-binding protein: protein MTKKEFVELFGTKAGIKTKVEADKLTKAFIDTLEEILVKGENVSFIGFGKFEAAERAARTCVNPQTKKPMKVEAKKVAKFRAGKNLLEKMNPVVEKKATKSKKKGK, encoded by the coding sequence ATGACAAAAAAAGAATTTGTAGAATTATTTGGAACTAAAGCTGGAATAAAAACTAAAGTAGAAGCGGACAAACTTACAAAAGCGTTTATAGATACTCTTGAAGAAATTTTAGTAAAAGGTGAAAATGTGTCATTCATAGGATTTGGAAAATTTGAAGCTGCTGAAAGAGCTGCAAGAACTTGTGTTAATCCACAAACTAAAAAACCTATGAAAGTAGAAGCTAAAAAAGTTGCCAAATTTAGAGCTGGAAAAAATCTATTAGAAAAAATGAATCCAGTTGTTGAGAAAAAAGCTACAAAATCTAAGAAAAAAGGAAAATAG
- a CDS encoding succinylglutamate desuccinylase yields the protein MKGNRGTGIAMIFLSLIVAFLAGKEFLKMREPEPIVKGEGVTSMQKLSDYLPALKGTSGDSDVYILQGKEEGGSVLVLGGTHGNEPSGYMTAILMIENLKVDKGTVYILPRTNGSGLTHNDPQEGSPQRFTLKTPYGERWFRYGSRATNPLDQWPDPDVYIHAASGQQLSGNETRNINRAYPGRPDGTYTEKMAYAITEMIRQNKIDMTIDLHEASPEYPVINAIVSHERAMPITSQVVMNMEFDDIAIGLEPSPVSLRGLTHRELGDYTDTYAVLMETANAAQGRLRGRTDEALALTGKDPRYVEAQKLGRLFVPYDENGHPLEERVGRHLTGVVQLVTVMGENEPEKEIIMEGVPSYSELLENGVGQYLKEVK from the coding sequence ATGAAAGGAAATAGAGGAACAGGAATTGCAATGATTTTTCTTTCTCTGATTGTTGCATTTCTAGCAGGAAAAGAATTTTTAAAAATGAGAGAGCCAGAACCTATAGTTAAGGGAGAAGGAGTAACTTCAATGCAGAAATTAAGCGACTATCTTCCTGCTTTAAAAGGGACTTCTGGAGATAGTGATGTTTATATCCTTCAAGGAAAAGAAGAAGGAGGAAGTGTACTTGTACTTGGAGGAACTCATGGAAATGAACCTTCAGGATATATGACAGCAATACTTATGATAGAAAATTTAAAAGTGGATAAGGGAACTGTTTACATACTTCCAAGAACTAATGGAAGTGGACTTACACATAATGATCCTCAAGAAGGATCACCTCAAAGATTTACATTAAAAACTCCATATGGAGAAAGATGGTTTAGATACGGATCAAGAGCAACTAATCCTTTAGATCAATGGCCTGATCCTGATGTATATATTCATGCAGCATCTGGACAACAGCTTTCAGGAAATGAAACAAGAAATATTAACAGAGCATACCCAGGAAGACCAGATGGAACTTATACAGAAAAAATGGCTTATGCAATAACTGAAATGATAAGACAAAATAAAATTGATATGACTATTGACCTTCATGAAGCATCCCCAGAATACCCTGTAATCAATGCTATAGTATCTCATGAAAGAGCAATGCCAATAACTTCACAGGTAGTTATGAATATGGAATTTGATGATATAGCAATTGGATTGGAACCATCTCCAGTATCTTTAAGAGGACTTACTCATAGAGAATTGGGAGATTATACTGATACTTATGCTGTGCTTATGGAAACAGCAAATGCCGCTCAAGGAAGACTCAGAGGAAGAACAGATGAAGCTTTGGCTTTGACAGGGAAAGATCCAAGATATGTAGAAGCTCAAAAATTAGGAAGATTATTTGTACCTTATGATGAAAATGGACATCCTTTAGAAGAAAGAGTAGGAAGACACTTGACAGGAGTTGTTCAACTTGTTACAGTAATGGGTGAAAATGAACCTGAAAAAGAAATCATAATGGAAGGAGTTCCATCTTATTCTGAGCTTCTTGAAAATGGTGTAGGTCAATACTTAAAAGAGGTAAAATAA
- the plsY gene encoding glycerol-3-phosphate 1-O-acyltransferase PlsY has translation MKEILFLVLGYVMGALPNGVWIGKYFKKIDIREHGSKNSGATNAYRVLGPKYGLIVLAADALKGFLPPFIASRYGVSGDMLLLIGVLAIVGHSLSFFLHFKGGKGVATSLGVFLFLMPNVTLALLIVFILVVYFTRYISLGSIVAAAALPLLTALSPVGYGIGKTPLLVMTTLIGVFVIYRHRTNIKRLIEGTENKFKFK, from the coding sequence ATGAAGGAAATATTATTTTTAGTTTTAGGTTATGTAATGGGAGCACTTCCTAATGGAGTATGGATAGGAAAATATTTTAAAAAAATAGATATAAGAGAACATGGAAGTAAAAATTCAGGAGCTACAAATGCATATAGAGTATTAGGTCCAAAATATGGTCTTATAGTATTGGCAGCAGATGCCTTAAAGGGATTTCTTCCACCATTTATAGCCAGCAGATATGGAGTGAGTGGAGACATGTTGTTGTTAATAGGAGTTTTGGCTATTGTAGGACATTCCCTTTCTTTTTTTCTGCATTTTAAAGGCGGAAAAGGAGTGGCAACAAGTTTAGGAGTATTTCTTTTTTTAATGCCAAATGTAACTCTTGCTTTGCTGATAGTTTTTATCCTTGTAGTTTATTTTACAAGATATATTTCATTGGGATCAATTGTTGCAGCAGCAGCACTGCCACTTTTAACTGCATTGAGTCCAGTTGGATATGGAATAGGGAAAACACCTCTTCTAGTGATGACTACCTTAATAGGAGTTTTTGTTATATACAGACATAGAACAAATATTAAAAGACTTATAGAAGGAACAGAAAATAAATTTAAGTTTAAATAA
- the pgsC gene encoding poly-gamma-glutamate biosynthesis protein PgsC, protein MANDIIIFGIILSIIFYEITEISPGGLIVPAYIAFYINDPQRITVTIVAGILTFLIVKFISNHTIIYGRRKFALCIMISFIIRLVVKYFNIYIVNEYEVYILGGSIIGIIIPGIIAQEMDKHGVVRTVSSLMILSIFIKAVVEVIYKAGGMN, encoded by the coding sequence ATGGCTAATGACATAATAATATTTGGTATCATATTGAGCATAATATTTTATGAAATAACAGAAATATCTCCAGGAGGATTAATTGTTCCAGCATATATAGCTTTTTATATAAATGACCCTCAAAGAATTACTGTAACTATAGTCGCAGGAATATTAACTTTTCTCATTGTAAAATTTATATCAAATCACACTATAATATATGGAAGAAGAAAATTTGCTCTGTGTATAATGATAAGTTTTATAATAAGGCTTGTGGTTAAATATTTTAATATTTATATAGTGAATGAGTATGAAGTATACATATTAGGGGGCAGTATAATAGGAATAATAATTCCAGGAATAATAGCACAAGAAATGGATAAGCATGGAGTTGTAAGAACTGTGTCTTCTCTTATGATACTTTCAATATTTATAAAAGCTGTAGTGGAAGTCATATATAAGGCAGGTGGAATGAATTGA
- a CDS encoding succinylglutamate desuccinylase/aspartoacylase family protein — protein MLKNLLLVFIINSVICCAIEKISLSEIDYFKIGGGKPVVMVIAGIHGDEISGIEKAKELKEYKVSRGTLIIIPEANKEAVKSGNRTEYYMKDLNRTFFQNSNDKTSKITKEIVKVIEEYKPNIILDYHESYYNYDEIKDPNFYIGNTIIFQQNTMDEYPELIFSFLEEGFIPLQGAEKGSLNKEVSERMNISVITIESSREDKVEVRKEKYETVLKKALKYLKME, from the coding sequence TTGTTAAAAAATCTTTTATTAGTATTCATAATTAATTCTGTTATTTGCTGTGCAATTGAAAAAATTTCATTATCTGAAATTGATTATTTTAAAATTGGAGGAGGAAAGCCAGTAGTTATGGTAATTGCTGGAATACATGGTGATGAAATATCTGGAATAGAAAAAGCCAAAGAACTTAAAGAATATAAAGTTTCAAGAGGTACTCTTATAATTATCCCAGAAGCTAACAAAGAAGCAGTAAAAAGTGGAAATAGAACTGAATACTACATGAAAGATTTGAATAGAACTTTTTTTCAAAATAGTAATGATAAAACCTCTAAAATTACAAAAGAAATTGTAAAAGTAATAGAGGAATATAAACCTAATATAATATTAGATTATCATGAATCTTATTATAATTATGATGAAATTAAAGATCCAAATTTTTATATTGGAAATACTATAATTTTTCAGCAAAATACAATGGATGAATATCCAGAACTTATATTCAGCTTCCTTGAAGAGGGGTTCATTCCTCTTCAAGGAGCAGAAAAGGGAAGTTTGAATAAAGAAGTTTCAGAAAGAATGAACATTTCAGTGATAACAATTGAAAGTTCTAGAGAAGATAAAGTAGAAGTGAGAAAAGAAAAATATGAAACTGTTTTAAAAAAAGCCTTAAAATATTTAAAAATGGAGTAG
- a CDS encoding TRAP transporter large permease subunit, with amino-acid sequence MSLELILFLAMVAVFMIACFAAKLPVSIAMVLSSITATLIAGKGIPIRHLIEGTFGYIDTILVIATAMIFMKVIQEIGTLNALSASIIRKFHKTPWLLLVLLMFISMFPGMITGSSTASVLTAGSIVAPILMIIGIPMVETATIIALGGILGMIAPPVNVPAMIIGGGIDMPYVGFTIPLLLLTVPVAIFSVLYLGLKHVKTIDYSEIKNEIDFTAIDEYGVKLYIPIIIAIFLMTMDKVAPSIFGLGMPLIFIISAVSGLFCGKKINFFKVSKEAVNQTLPVMGILMGVGMFIQVMTLTGVRGYIVVSSLSLPPSLIYIAMAVTIPLFGAVSSFGAASVLGVPFLMVFLSQNQIITGSAISFIASLGDLMPPTALAGIFAAQVVGMKDYSPVLRKAAVPAIVIIVYSIIMIIFSNQLGSIIY; translated from the coding sequence ATGTCACTTGAACTTATATTATTTTTAGCTATGGTAGCTGTCTTTATGATTGCATGTTTTGCTGCAAAACTGCCAGTGAGTATAGCTATGGTATTATCATCAATAACAGCAACATTAATAGCAGGAAAGGGTATTCCTATCAGACACTTGATTGAAGGTACTTTTGGATATATTGATACAATTCTTGTAATAGCAACAGCTATGATTTTTATGAAAGTTATTCAGGAAATAGGAACATTAAATGCATTAAGTGCATCAATAATACGTAAATTCCATAAAACACCTTGGCTTTTATTAGTACTATTAATGTTTATTTCAATGTTTCCAGGAATGATAACAGGATCTTCAACAGCATCTGTATTGACAGCAGGAAGCATTGTTGCACCTATATTAATGATTATAGGTATACCTATGGTGGAAACAGCTACTATAATAGCTTTAGGAGGAATTTTAGGTATGATAGCTCCTCCAGTAAATGTACCTGCCATGATTATAGGTGGAGGAATAGATATGCCTTATGTTGGATTTACTATTCCATTGTTGTTATTAACAGTACCAGTAGCTATATTTTCAGTATTGTATCTTGGACTGAAACATGTTAAAACAATAGATTATAGTGAAATAAAAAATGAAATAGATTTTACAGCAATTGATGAATATGGAGTAAAACTATATATCCCAATTATTATAGCTATATTTTTAATGACTATGGATAAAGTTGCTCCAAGCATATTTGGTTTGGGAATGCCTCTGATATTTATAATAAGTGCTGTATCAGGACTTTTTTGTGGTAAGAAGATAAATTTCTTTAAAGTTTCAAAAGAAGCAGTAAATCAAACTCTTCCAGTAATGGGAATACTTATGGGAGTTGGAATGTTTATTCAAGTAATGACATTGACAGGAGTAAGAGGATATATTGTTGTAAGTAGTTTAAGTCTTCCTCCATCTCTAATATATATAGCAATGGCTGTGACTATACCATTATTTGGAGCAGTATCATCATTTGGAGCTGCTTCAGTTTTAGGAGTTCCTTTTTTAATGGTATTTTTATCACAAAATCAAATTATTACTGGATCAGCTATATCATTTATAGCTTCTCTTGGTGATTTGATGCCTCCTACAGCACTTGCAGGAATATTTGCAGCTCAAGTGGTTGGAATGAAAGATTATAGTCCTGTATTAAGAAAGGCAGCAGTTCCAGCAATAGTTATCATAGTTTATTCTATAATTATGATAATTTTTTCTAATCAATTAGGTTCTATTATATATTAG
- the pgsB gene encoding poly-gamma-glutamate synthase PgsB, with protein sequence MEKIILILCFICVGYLFFEKRKAERQRKSFKYVIHINGIRGKSTVSRLIDAGVRSGGYKTFTKTTGTSPRTISVSGEEKEINRRGKANIKEQIKAINWAYREGAEVLILECMAVKPELQYICENKILNSDIGVITNVREDHLDEMGKTLDKIAESLSNTVPKNGAFFTSDKKYFKFFKKKAEEKNSKAFINEKEKEEYWEIDFASNVALAIEVCKYMGIDEKKALEGMKSYHKDPGCLKTLVYKNEKGHKVFFVNAMAANDPNSTDIILERISKRYYWNNKRYLLVNNRGDRVSRWEQYIKFVKSVEEKFDKIIVSGENRELFKKYLLKNKVDKNKIEILQNEKYFDEIEDGILIFAVGNICGHGKKLIDYLEIRGEIIDG encoded by the coding sequence ATGGAAAAAATAATTCTTATACTATGTTTTATCTGTGTTGGATATCTTTTTTTTGAAAAAAGAAAAGCTGAGAGACAGAGAAAATCTTTTAAATATGTCATTCATATAAATGGAATAAGAGGAAAATCAACGGTTTCTAGACTTATAGATGCTGGAGTACGTTCTGGCGGCTATAAAACATTCACAAAAACTACTGGAACATCTCCTAGGACTATTTCTGTTTCTGGAGAAGAAAAAGAAATAAATAGAAGAGGTAAAGCAAATATAAAAGAACAGATAAAAGCAATAAATTGGGCTTACAGAGAAGGAGCAGAAGTTCTTATTTTAGAATGTATGGCTGTAAAACCAGAATTACAATATATATGTGAGAATAAAATATTAAATTCTGATATTGGAGTAATTACTAATGTGAGGGAAGACCATCTGGATGAGATGGGGAAAACTTTAGATAAGATAGCAGAATCTCTTTCTAATACAGTTCCAAAAAATGGAGCTTTTTTTACAAGTGATAAAAAATATTTTAAATTTTTTAAAAAAAAAGCTGAAGAAAAAAATTCTAAAGCATTTATAAATGAAAAAGAAAAAGAAGAATATTGGGAGATTGATTTTGCTAGTAATGTAGCATTAGCAATAGAAGTATGCAAGTACATGGGCATAGATGAAAAAAAAGCTTTAGAAGGAATGAAAAGCTATCATAAAGATCCAGGATGTTTAAAAACATTAGTATATAAAAATGAAAAAGGGCATAAAGTATTTTTTGTAAATGCTATGGCTGCAAATGATCCTAACTCTACAGATATAATTTTAGAAAGAATTTCTAAAAGATACTATTGGAATAATAAAAGATATCTTTTAGTAAATAACAGAGGAGACAGGGTAAGCAGATGGGAGCAATACATAAAATTTGTGAAAAGTGTTGAAGAAAAATTTGATAAAATAATAGTCTCAGGAGAGAATAGAGAACTTTTTAAAAAATATTTATTGAAAAATAAAGTAGATAAAAATAAAATAGAAATATTACAAAATGAAAAATATTTTGATGAAATAGAAGATGGAATACTTATTTTTGCTGTTGGAAATATATGTGGTCATGGGAAAAAATTAATAGACTATTTGGAAATCAGAGGAGAGATAATAGATGGCTAA
- the ggt gene encoding gamma-glutamyltransferase, with product MKKRFFFASVIAALALSLTTYATTQSSLDSKKTTSVVQQSKEWVPYDAAGNILRSDRDATGINGVVSTGKYEATKIGVDIIKQGGNAIDAAVAAGFALGICEPQSSGIGGGGFMVIRFAKTGETKFIDFREIAPKNATPDMWKEDKDGNVIGNEKVVGGKSVGVPGEVKGMLYALEKYGTMSREKVMQPAIDLAENGYKVSAVLNRDMKNSFERIEQYPETASIYLDGGLPFEVGSTLKNSDLANTLRKIMKNGEKAFYEGEIAEAIVKSAQDAGGPLTIEDMKDYNIRVSDPLVGHYRGYEIITSAPPSSGGAHIVQILNILENYDMKNIKPGSAEYYHLFSEAIKMAFADRAKFCGDTEFVDVPVEGIISKDYAKELVKKLDMKKSKDYLAGDPWKWNESKDTTHYSIVDKEGNIVAVTKTVNDVFASGVVAKGTGILLNDEMDDFDTGHGKANSVEPGKKPLSSMSPTIVLKDGKPVMSLGAPGSTRIITGVAQVISLVLDYGMDIQEAIDFPRIHDDYQKLVYETRIDPAVIAKLKAMGHNVVEEGEWFEYPCVQGVTMGEDGKLRGGADPRRDGKALGF from the coding sequence ATGAAAAAAAGATTCTTTTTTGCAAGTGTCATAGCCGCATTAGCTTTGTCACTAACTACATATGCCACTACTCAATCTAGTTTAGATTCTAAAAAGACAACTTCAGTAGTTCAACAATCAAAAGAATGGGTTCCTTATGATGCAGCAGGAAATATTTTAAGAAGCGACAGAGATGCAACAGGTATAAATGGAGTTGTTTCAACTGGAAAATATGAAGCAACAAAAATAGGTGTAGATATAATAAAACAAGGTGGAAATGCAATAGATGCTGCAGTTGCTGCTGGCTTCGCTTTAGGAATATGTGAACCACAATCTTCAGGAATAGGTGGAGGAGGATTTATGGTAATCCGTTTTGCCAAAACTGGAGAAACTAAATTCATAGATTTTAGAGAAATAGCTCCTAAAAATGCAACACCAGATATGTGGAAAGAAGATAAAGATGGAAATGTAATAGGAAATGAAAAAGTTGTTGGTGGAAAATCTGTTGGGGTTCCAGGAGAAGTAAAAGGAATGCTTTATGCTTTGGAAAAATATGGAACTATGTCAAGAGAAAAAGTAATGCAACCAGCAATAGATTTAGCAGAAAATGGATATAAAGTGTCTGCTGTTTTAAATAGAGATATGAAGAATTCTTTTGAAAGAATAGAACAATATCCAGAAACAGCTAGTATATATTTAGATGGAGGTCTTCCTTTTGAAGTTGGATCTACATTAAAAAATTCTGATTTAGCAAATACATTAAGAAAAATAATGAAAAATGGAGAAAAAGCTTTCTATGAAGGAGAGATAGCAGAAGCTATAGTAAAATCAGCACAAGATGCTGGTGGACCATTAACTATAGAAGATATGAAAGATTATAATATTAGGGTTAGCGATCCATTAGTAGGACATTATAGAGGATATGAAATAATAACATCAGCACCACCTTCATCAGGAGGAGCTCATATAGTACAAATTCTTAATATTTTAGAAAATTACGATATGAAAAATATAAAACCAGGGTCAGCAGAATATTATCATTTATTCTCAGAAGCTATTAAAATGGCTTTTGCAGATAGAGCAAAATTCTGTGGGGATACTGAATTTGTAGATGTTCCTGTTGAAGGAATAATTTCTAAAGATTATGCAAAAGAACTTGTAAAAAAACTAGATATGAAAAAATCCAAAGATTATTTAGCAGGGGATCCATGGAAATGGAATGAATCAAAAGATACAACTCATTATTCAATAGTTGATAAAGAAGGAAATATAGTAGCAGTAACAAAAACAGTAAATGATGTTTTTGCATCTGGAGTAGTAGCTAAAGGAACTGGAATACTTTTAAACGATGAAATGGATGACTTTGATACTGGACATGGAAAAGCTAATTCAGTGGAACCAGGAAAAAAACCTCTAAGTTCAATGAGTCCTACAATAGTATTGAAAGATGGAAAACCAGTAATGAGCTTAGGGGCTCCAGGATCTACTAGAATAATTACAGGAGTAGCTCAAGTAATAAGTCTTGTTCTTGATTATGGAATGGATATTCAAGAAGCAATAGATTTTCCAAGAATTCATGATGATTATCAAAAATTAGTCTATGAAACAAGAATAGATCCAGCAGTTATAGCTAAATTAAAGGCTATGGGACATAATGTTGTAGAAGAGGGAGAATGGTTTGAGTATCCATGTGTTCAAGGAGTAACAATGGGAGAAGATGGAAAACTTAGAGGTGGAGCAGACCCAAGAAGAGATGGAAAAGCTTTAGGATTTTAA
- the pgsW gene encoding poly-gamma-glutamate system protein, whose protein sequence is MNKKTNNVILTVIALLFIFIQYGLKNKEIKTKSPYYNEMTQASEKMKTMSIEIKNERIRKGIAIDKNLDINETGLIGEEWSRITTTLGNLESKRTSTNPDFAALMVKLFKEKGLKKGDIIAANLSSSFPALNLSLIAAADTLELNAIMVNSVGASTYGGNIEDFTYLDMENYLFSKEIIQNRSRGFSLGGIGDIGKEFEEEIKEKIIEKNKKYGLKFFYNENLEENIEERYNYFVQESNNQIKAFINIGGNLLSIGDSVDIIVNSKIILDENTNMKRGLIGKFLKDRIPVFYLLNLKGITAAYNLPFDQYNLQDTEKNNIFFEKNISIWNYLIIGIFLIFVLKMIFMKKK, encoded by the coding sequence TTGAACAAAAAAACTAATAATGTCATTCTTACAGTAATAGCCTTATTATTTATTTTTATTCAATATGGTTTAAAAAATAAAGAAATAAAAACAAAGAGTCCTTATTACAACGAAATGACTCAAGCTTCTGAAAAAATGAAAACTATGAGTATAGAAATAAAAAATGAAAGAATAAGAAAAGGAATAGCAATAGACAAAAATTTAGATATTAATGAAACTGGACTTATAGGAGAAGAATGGAGCAGAATAACAACTACTTTGGGAAATTTGGAAAGTAAAAGGACAAGTACAAATCCTGATTTTGCAGCTCTTATGGTAAAATTATTCAAAGAAAAAGGACTCAAAAAAGGAGATATAATAGCAGCAAATCTTTCGAGTTCTTTTCCAGCATTAAATTTATCTTTGATAGCAGCAGCAGATACTTTAGAACTAAATGCTATAATGGTAAACTCAGTTGGAGCTTCCACATATGGAGGAAATATTGAAGATTTTACATATCTTGATATGGAAAATTATCTCTTTTCTAAGGAGATAATTCAAAATAGAAGCAGAGGATTTTCTTTAGGGGGAATAGGAGATATAGGAAAGGAATTTGAAGAAGAAATAAAAGAAAAAATAATAGAAAAGAATAAAAAATATGGTCTTAAATTTTTTTATAATGAGAATTTAGAAGAAAATATAGAAGAAAGATACAACTATTTTGTGCAAGAAAGTAACAATCAGATAAAAGCTTTTATAAACATAGGAGGTAATCTTTTATCTATTGGAGATAGTGTAGATATTATAGTAAATTCTAAAATAATTTTAGATGAAAATACAAATATGAAAAGAGGGTTGATAGGAAAATTTTTAAAAGACAGAATCCCAGTATTTTATCTTCTAAACCTCAAAGGAATTACAGCAGCATATAACTTACCTTTTGATCAATACAATCTTCAAGACACAGAAAAGAACAATATATTTTTTGAGAAAAATATAAGTATCTGGAATTATTTAATTATTGGAATTTTCTTGATATTTGTATTAAAAATGATATTTATGAAAAAAAAATAA